The genomic DNA gTAATGttactattttgcccttatgttattagtttttattaataaagtttgagtttgagtgaaaaaatgttatttatacaaactaggAGTGGAAAAAGTGTTGGATTTGAGTCATAATGTAACATTacttagataataataatatacgtAAGTATAGGACAAAGACTACTCTTGTCTGGTAGGATTGCAATATTGTTATCTCTTCTTTTGTCAATCAGTTCTCTCCTTATGCAAGTTTCCCTAAATTAAATTCTCTTCCaagtatttaaaatatcaagattGATGGCATATAATAtctacatatttttatttataatggcatgattgatatatatgatGACAAATGGGaagataatatttattcatattatagaCAAAATTATAAGTGTTCATGCTGAATTGCCcaaatatattgattatttattgatatttagaACTATTAATTTTTCCATTATTGACATTATTGCTATTTACATCTTTCAAAAGTTATTTACATGCCTATCATTATCCAGTCTTATTGATATACTTATAGTTAATTTTGctctttcatatatatatatatatatatatataaaatttatatttgttggtGCAGGTTTAGAAATTTTGAGAAACTTGAAAAGCTTGAAtctatattttaatcaaatcaacactTCTCTAGCAAGTTCAGGTATGTAACATTTGatattttgagttttattttataaatatcacagtataaaaaaaattacgaataagttttgaaaaccctaggaaaaaaaaagttaaagttttCGAATTTTAAGACAAGGGAAGTTGTCAATGTTTAGAATTAATCTCGCTAGCTTTTTGGATAAGAATAAGATTAtaacaacaattaaattatttacataataaattatcacaaatatatcataattgattatttaattcaaaaaattgaattaaataaattatattaaactataataaaataaataaataaataagagcgATAGTAGAATGcaatgtaatatttttattttttatttagtaatcTAGTTATCTTTTGATGTAGGTTtacaacatttaaaaaatttgaaatagttGTATATGAATGGTAATGGAATGAACGGTTCTCTTACTTCGATAGGTAATATTAAAgtcttcaatttaaatatttaatacttaAATACAAATATTGAAATTGGTAATAATAGATTGATAAATAGTTTATTTATCAATCTATTTGttggatttaattaatatttgaaaatacataattatttaactttttttataataacctatttgattttcatatttGATTTCCCTTTTTCATTGTGCTAGTTTAGTGAATTCAAGGAATTGGAATATATAGATTTAAGTGTTAATCAAATCGCCCATGCTAGTgacataaaaaatctaaaattttcttttcactaCTAAAATGAATAATAGCATCTTTTGTAATTGAACGTTTATTTCAAGTACTGGTtgcataaataacaataaaaaatgttttaaataatcaaacttataaaGTGACAATCACATAACATGTCTCAATGTATGTTGAAgagtctttatatatatttcagaaGTAGAATATTACTTTCTAaactatttatatttcattCTAACTGCTATTTGActtgaataaattaattaaatcatataagaTTATTGGagagttatttttatattttaaaatctaattagTTCTCTTGGTGTAAGACTAGAAATATTTGAGAAACTTGAAATGTTGGATCCAAGTCATACTGTAACATTACTAaatgataataacaatataCATAGGTATAGGACAAagtttattattgttttgtatacATGCTCTAGAAACATATTCATTTCTATagaagaatttatttattttatacaattttgaaattctCTTCATAATTAATTAGGACACGCCTATCTGTGTATGAGTGTTTAACcttttattttctcaatttgaTCCCATTTTTAGGAATATGTGAATTGAAGAACTTGGCTGTATTGGATCTCAGTTTCAACAATTTCTATGATCAGCACTTGAAATGCCTTCACAACTTGACTAACCTTAAAGGCCTTGATTTTTGAATCAATCGGTTAAGTAGGAAGTACTTGTCGTATGTTGCTGATGATCTCACATCCCTAGAATATTTGTCACTGCACGAGAATATCGATACAATTTTGCCTAGATTGTCATATATGGATATGTCAGAATTTATTAGAAGGTAATATTCCTTCTTCAATGGATGGAATTAAAAGACTTAATCTTTTGGATTTGTCTAGCAATAATTTTTCAAGAGAGTTATCAGATGATTTTGTTAACTGTTGCTTCTTATTAGAATTACTAAGACTATCAGATAACAAATTTCGGGGGCAGATTTTTCCTAAGCATATGAACCTAACACAATTACAATGGTTATACTTGGACAATAACAACTTCAGTGGGAAGATTGGAAATGGGCTCTTAAATGCAACTTTTTTAATTGTCTTAGATATCAATAACAACAAGGTATCTGGTCAAATTCCACATTggattgacaaattttcaagtattttttgtcttttaatgtcaaataatcttcTAGAAGGTAGTATTCCCATTCAACTAAGCAATCTTGAAAGTTTTTTGGTACTAGATGTCTCTGAAAATAGGTTGTTGGGATCTCTAGCACATGACTTTAATCTTTCGGTGGACTATCTTTACATGCAAAAGAATGCTCTTAATGGATCAATCCCAAAATCATTGTTTGAAAACTCTAAATTGATTACAGTTGATTTGAGAGGTAACAAGTTTTCTAGAAATATTGATCCCCGTTCGTTTAATGATCACttaattcttcattttcttctcttgtcAAACAATCACCTACAAGGCAATATTCTTGACCAATTGTGTCAATTAAGAAACCTAGATCTCTTAGATCTTTCACATAACGAACTCAATGGGTCAATTTTATCATGTTTTACTAATTTGACATGTTGGAGTATGGTAGGGGAGATTGATTGTAAACCTCTCATTTCAGAGTATTCTTGGGGTATTGATATTGATGATAAACTAGATTTTGTCTatgattcattttctttcatgaaaaTCTTTTCTATATCATTACGTCCACAAATAGACCACAAGGTCGAATTTACGATGAAAAATAGACTAGAGTCGTATAAGGGATATACTTTTGGTCATGTTTCTGGATTGGATTTGCCAGACAATGAATTAACTAGTAAAATCCCATAAAAAGTTAGAGCTTCAAGGAATCTTATCATTGAATTTGTCTTACAATTCATTATCAAGACTTGTACCAAATAGTTTTGCCCGTTTGAAAGAGATAGAGAGCCTAGACCTTTCCCACAATAAATTAAGTGGCCAAATTCCTCCACAGTTAACTCAGCTATATTTTTTAGAGGTCTTTTATGTGGCAGACAACAACTTATCGGGATCCATTCCTAATCTTTGTGGTCAATTTGGGAGTTTTAATGAAAGTAGTTATGAAGGCAATCCTTATCTTTGTGGTCAATTAATTAAGAAGAATTGCACTAATGCGACAATACCACAACCTCTAGCAGCtataaaagatgaagatgataatgAATATGTTATTGACATAGAAGCATTCGGCTGGAGTTTTGTTGGGTCATATGTCACAACTATATTGGTGTTGATAATGATCTTTGAATCAACTCGTATTGGTGTAGAATCTGGTTTAATTTCATTGATGTATgtctttatttatgtttttactgGTTTTCCAAGTATGTTTGACATTGACTTTGATTAATATGTGCACCATAATAAGTTGCTACCATTATGATTTTGATGTATGAGAAGCTGTTCACTAATCCATATTGGTTGAAGATGAAATGGGTGTGGCTCAagtttctaaaaaaattaatctgaagaaatataatattaattcaacaGTAATATTACAGATGCATACGTAACAAGAAAGATTGTATTCAGCAGTTCTGGTTTATTGtgaaaaattggaaatttatttatataagaaagTTTGATGTTGTTAATTTATTAAGAATTAGACATATTTCTTCAATCATCAAGTTGTTTATTTCAATTGAGCATGTATTTAATGACTTTTCCAGTATGAAAATTTGTATTAGCCTCCGAGAATATGAATTTAGATGAGGAAAAAATGTGAATGGTTCTGGAGAATGTGAGTTATCTTCGCCATATCACCTCCTAATTTGAGTTGACTTTGTTGTTATTCCTTATTTAATATCGATGAATAGTTATTTTCATCACAATCGTATGTTCGCAATTTTGATTGAACTGTAAGTTTGGCTATAATTAGAATTTGATAAGATTATGATATCTATTACTGAATAAGACACAATGTTTCGAAAAAATTTCCTGCTGAATGAAAGTCTTCCCATGCCACCTCGAGTTGGAACTTCTACCCATGCCCTTGTTGTATGTTGGATAGAAATAACTTCTTAGGCACTTGTCTGATGTCTGATGGTTGGCATAATTACTTGAGTAAAATCCtacaatgaaattatatttttgttcatcACATATTTGCCCTGCGAGAAATGCCCTGTGAGAAAATCGGGCACTGCAAGATTTAATGTCATATTTGCCCTGAGATCCTGTCTCTGCTGTTGATCTTCTATCCTTCATCAGCAAAAACGCCTCGGCTTCTATACTTCTACTCCCTTCTGATGAAAGCACGACTATTTCCTGTTCATTTCTATGTTAGCGGCGTACTGGCACAAAACGCACCGCGTCACTAAACTTCGTGCACCATCTGTTCGTTTGGACACAAAAATGCTTCCTACTAGTTTAGAAGGAATCAGCATAGCAAAAAATTTACTGATTCCTCAGTATCTTCTTGAACAACTTCTCCAGCACCCCCTTTCTCATTTTTAATCACTTGCAACCTCTCTCTAAGTTGTTCAAAACGAGCTGCTGACAAGGCCTTGGTTAGTATGTCCGCCACCTGCTGATGTGATGGAATGCACTGAATTACTACTGCTTTGGACGTCACTTGCTCTCGAACAAAATGCACGTCTATTTCGATGTGCTTAGTCTTGCCATGAAAGACTGAATTTGCTGCTAATGAAATAGCACTCATAGTATGGGAGATTGGCTCTTCCCAaacaaaaataagtaaataaataaatagtgatTTTAAAGAAAGGGGTAGTGAAAGCTGAGAGGGGGGTGGGCTGATGCCTTGACCTAGACATGGCGGGGGGGTCAGGCGGCCCTCTACCCAGCCCTAGTCCCCCAATCAACCCAGCCTGTAAGAGTAGAACTATAGCTTAGACACGTCTTGCTACTGTGGTGGAacgttttaaaaattcaaaaaacttaaatttttttaccattCTGCACCTGCAGAAGGTTGCCTGGCTTCTACCAGGTCAAGCCAacctttcaaattaaatttcttttatatttttctatataaatccGTCTCTCCCACTCTTTAAACCACATCTAATGCCTAATTTTTCAATCtctctttatattttcttcacTCAATCTCTTTCTacgtttttttaatttaatttcaatataaaactCTCAAATCTcgttcaaattttaattttgtctaacaATTTAGTTATATTTGTtcaacaattttgaatttttgaattatattttatgttcagtttttatcaataaaatattttttaaagtaattattaaattttactaatttatattttttttaaattaatacaaccaAAAATCTTATAGGGCAAATCGATActataaactatattttatatatattttcaaatgatataaaattataatttattacattattgttgtattctaattaaaaaaaattctttattttattagtaatactatattgagatattttctctaactaatttttttagacTTATTCAAGTCAACTATTGTTCATACGTTTGCTAATAAAATAAACCGACAAACTCGCGTGCATGCCCCACATCTCTCAAAGTCcaaacaatatattataatattaaaaaaaataataatgttatcaTTAATCTCTtcaattaaaagtaataatccTAGCTCtgtcataataattataaaaaatttaataattatacgTTTGTGGGTGCCATAACTTTCTGAGATTAATAAGAATtatactaattacaaaatttaagcCACAAGATAAGCTACCTATTCttcataattcaataataataatgttgtaATTGATCCAGTCAAATGCACGGtaaattacttataaaattaatgattaatttagtttaatagaaataataaattatataatatggttaatttttttaatcatactcaaaataatttgtaaagttcaaaattataattagataaaaaataatggtaGGAAGGGatagatttgagtcaaatcgagtctaaataaaaatttgtttaagtttgacttgaattcaaataactagtttgagtttatttgaatttgtaaacaataatgttaaaaaaggaaatggtcaataaatagaaaaaaataattattagaaaaaaaaaatatttagtttggtGTCCATATCAAGTTCAACAATCCAGTTCGACAAACTCCAACATCGGTGTCCATATCAAGTTCGACAAGCTGAaatatttagtttagtttaaatttatcttaataACAAGATTTGAAACAATTAGCAAtagtaatttataataattacttacaatctatcaataattaattaattaattttcatgcAACATAATAGTTAATTTCCAATAATTTTCATCttgattatgattattattcCCTTCATAGTTTTTCATCTTgattattattctaataatttctAATGATTAACAAAATAGCTATTAgatttgatactatttatcttaaAAGAGGGAGATGACTCAAAACAAAATACCCAGTTCAATTAAATCACTAATTTGCGGATCTAACAGTAAATCTCGATCTggattgttgaaaaaaaaatcaagcgGGCGTGTCCGAAAACTTGCTGGAGACTTGAGTTTCGAATAAACGAGATCTGAAATGGAGAATTTTTATGAGTTTCGGATtgatttgtttactttttcagTTGAATCTGCCGAAACCAATTAAAGGGGTTTTTTcaaaaagttattttcttttatttttaatttcttttgtgaTCCAATTGAGTGTCGTGACGATGGGGATGCGTGAAGCCGAAACGTAGAAACGTGTAAATGGAAGGTGGCTTACACGCGCTAAAAAGCACGTGAGGTTTTCTGCTTTCTTTTACCGCTTTGCTGGAGCGGCGCATGGATACTAAACTATTTGGAAAAacatttaatatgaattaaaaatttgcTGCCCAAGTGTATCCACCCATGTTTAGGAACCGGATCCACAATTGATCCACTGGAGTAGGCAGTCTGATCAAACTAACAGTTGAACTGTAAACTTACAAATTCAGTTCgatatttaattcaaatgagTTAAACTCACATAAGGGTGATCCCAAGTCAAGTTGACTCAATTCAATTGAGTTATCAAAAATTGGTTAATAGATTCATACTCTTGTGTAACTTTTCATCTTattcgataatttttttcttcatctctaataatttttgtttttttctttaatggcCTTTTGACTACTTCTCTAACAAATTTATTACCAATCAATTCATCCGATCATTTAAACTCATGTTAACCCTTGTTTAGTTTTACTTTAGTTTGGATCGACCCTAATTGTACTAATGACAATGATTATCAGAGCAGGGAGGCCTTCTCCAAGAGGCCAACCCAAAAACCAAGTTCAGCTCCAACCTCAAGCCcatatataatttcttaatgATATGCCCCAACCCAACATAAGAGTCTTTTGCTGTTACAAGTAAACATGTTCTCATTTTCTAACAaagtaattatatttgatataataaggTTTGAAATTGGTGCATACATCCAATAAactataacatataattttgtgaCAAGAGTCATGAAATAATTCTTCTTTTgaagaatataatttaatgaaatttttcataaaattattcttttcgCTTCAAGAGTCCAAGACATTTGGCTTGCCTTAGGCACCCATAGATTGACTCTTAGCTAGTCcacaaattaaattgatttcacTATGCAAAGAtatgtaaaacaaaattatgcacataaattaaattaaatatttgcacttaattattattattattttccgaTAATAATAAggttaaaatgaaattttctatcaaataaattatacatgtaGATGAAATTTCTCGTTATCAATTGAAATGTACAATTTTGAGTCCTATGAAAATTAGATTATGGTAGTgtcaataaagaaataataagaCACTAATATCTATAATTGtgtaatataagtaaaaaaaataaaagagatacaaaatttttaaaatcgttCATCTCAATGATTGGAAAACCTAtatctataatataattattaattgttgtttacaaaatatcTTAAAGAGGATTTGTATAGTTAGGCTTGTCAATTGAGTAGGATAAACTTGAGACCCAATTGTTTGACTTGAAAAAGCTAGTTTCGAgctaaacaaaattcaaatcttgggtgagccaggatatttgagtttgaatagagGTTTTTTAAACCTGAGACCCGTTAGGGATAAAAAATCCATTATGGACAAGGGTGCATTTGTTATGTTTTCAAACTTGCAAGGTTCTTAGGGTATTTTTGCAGGTTTTTAGAGTTGCAAGGACGAACTGATGTGAGCCTGAAgcccaaaaaaatttaatgcacTGGACTTGAACTCAAAATATGAGGCCCAAATGGGCAGCCCAAATTCTGagtctgaaaatttttttatgaaccTAGACTTCAATATGCTGGAATGACAGGCGTATGTACAGGAGGGCGTAGGGAGTGTATATATGAGTCTCCCTCTCTCCCGTATTGACTTTTATGTTTATAGGACTCAAGAGAATAAGTTGAATGGAAATAGAAATATTTGAAGCTTCTAATTCAAATATCATTGTAAAACCAATGATaggttttttttattgtcatggatgaaaatagaaaagtccttatgaatattttgaacaaatttgTTGCTTAGTTAAAAGTCTTTTTGTTGTCATAGGATGGAAAGTGTATCAATGTTTCTTAATGTATGATGGGtaagatatattatttgatcTTACGATTAGTTGTTGTTTGTAGTTACTCAAAAAGGTTTTcttaaagtgatattttttggAGAGATATCTGAAagtaaaaaaatgttgtttaacattttgatttagaaaaaatatatgaaaaagtaatatttttttaaaaaaacgttgttttatatatgtgtgtgtatgtacaCATGTATGCGCGTCTATATTTATTGTAAGTGAAAAAAGTTTG from Mangifera indica cultivar Alphonso chromosome 16, CATAS_Mindica_2.1, whole genome shotgun sequence includes the following:
- the LOC123199419 gene encoding putative receptor-like protein 16, which produces MDGIKRLNLLDLSSNNFSRELSDDFVNCCFLLELLRLSDNKFRGQIFPKHMNLTQLQWLYLDNNNFSGKIGNGLLNATFLIVLDINNNKVSGQIPHWIDKFSSIFCLLMSNNLLEGSIPIQLSNLESFLVLDVSENRLLGSLAHDFNLSVDYLYMQKNALNGSIPKSLFENSKLITVDLRGNKFSRNIDPRSFNDHLILHFLLLSNNHLQGNILDQLCQLRNLDLLDLSHNELNGSILSCFTNLTCWSMVGEIDCKPLISEYSWGIDIDDKLDFVYDSFSFMKIFSISLRPQIDHKVEFTMKNRLESYKGYTFGHVSGLDLPDNELTSKIP